One genomic segment of Candidatus Deferrimicrobiaceae bacterium includes these proteins:
- a CDS encoding polymer-forming cytoskeletal protein: MFGRSATRLETVLGADSTVKGEMVVRGTVRIDGNLEGDIRADWVIVGETGRIRGNVKARAIVVGGRVDGNIEGSEIVELKDKAQVVGEICAAKLSISEGALFEGQSSMKKRKEAQESQEGKIKSLTVSRSAS; encoded by the coding sequence ATGTTCGGAAGGTCCGCAACCAGGCTCGAGACGGTCCTCGGAGCCGACTCGACGGTCAAGGGGGAGATGGTAGTGCGCGGAACGGTCCGGATCGACGGGAACCTGGAAGGGGATATCCGGGCCGACTGGGTCATCGTCGGAGAGACCGGAAGGATCCGGGGAAACGTGAAGGCCCGCGCGATCGTCGTGGGGGGAAGGGTCGACGGGAACATCGAAGGGTCCGAGATCGTCGAACTGAAGGACAAGGCGCAGGTCGTCGGAGAGATCTGCGCGGCGAAGCTCTCCATATCGGAGGGCGCCCTGTTCGAAGGACAGTCGTCCATGAAAAAGAGGAAGGAGGCGCAGGAAAGCCAGGAAGGGAAGATCAAGTCGCTCACGGTATCGCGATCGGCCTCGTAA
- a CDS encoding M23 family metallopeptidase gives MRNIRMFLKMIFTPITIMLVPHSRTKPVNVRIPLAGILFSIVSFFAGVVYLFTVAVHTVEYYQMRERLSYVTSQFLELKSTMHSLKQAEHEFRRLFSLKSKTDVLETAEFIDTGSLDMKALRTQIDEAMRSVTSIKQYITEQKDIYRATPMGWPVPGHVSSGYGYRDHPQSGRRQLHTGVDLSTAVGTEVLATADGIVTFSGETRISGNVVVIEHGRGFNTAYAHNKETLVTVGQPVRRGDVIALSGSTGRSTGPHVHYEIWKDGHHVNPSQFLARR, from the coding sequence ATGAGAAACATCAGGATGTTCCTGAAGATGATCTTCACCCCGATCACGATCATGCTGGTGCCTCACTCCCGGACGAAACCGGTGAACGTCCGGATCCCTCTCGCGGGGATCCTCTTCTCCATCGTCTCGTTCTTCGCCGGGGTCGTCTACCTGTTCACGGTCGCCGTGCACACCGTCGAATATTATCAGATGAGGGAACGGCTTTCGTACGTCACCTCCCAGTTCCTCGAACTGAAATCCACCATGCATTCCCTGAAACAGGCGGAGCATGAGTTCCGCAGGCTCTTCTCCTTGAAGTCGAAGACGGACGTCCTCGAAACCGCGGAGTTCATCGACACGGGGTCGCTCGACATGAAGGCTCTGCGGACGCAGATCGACGAGGCCATGAGATCTGTTACGAGCATCAAGCAATACATCACGGAACAGAAAGATATCTATCGGGCGACCCCGATGGGATGGCCGGTGCCGGGACACGTCTCCTCGGGCTACGGGTATCGCGACCATCCGCAGTCGGGCAGGAGACAGCTGCACACCGGCGTGGACCTCTCCACGGCTGTCGGGACGGAGGTCCTGGCGACCGCGGACGGGATCGTGACCTTTTCGGGGGAAACGAGGATCAGCGGCAACGTCGTGGTCATCGAGCACGGTCGAGGGTTCAACACCGCCTACGCACACAACAAGGAAACCCTCGTCACGGTCGGACAGCCCGTGAGGCGGGGCGACGTCATTGCATTGTCCGGGTCCACGGGGCGTTCGACGGGACCCCACGTGCACTACGAGATCTGGAAGGACGGGCACCACGTGAACCCGTCCCAATTCCTGGCGAGGAGGTGA